From the genome of Adhaeribacter pallidiroseus:
CCGGCTTAGGGGATAAGATTGCGGCTGCCCGCCAGGCAGTTGGCCGTCCGCTTACCCAAACAGAAAAAATATTATACGCTCATTTATACAACAGTCCGGCTACCCAGGCCTACGAACGGGGCAAGTCGTACGTTGATTTTGCGCCCGATCGGGTAGCGATGCAGGATGCTACGGCCCAGATGGCTTTATTGCAGTTTATGCAAGCGGGTAAACCGCAGGCCGCGGTTCCTTCTACGGTACACTGCGACCACTTAATTCAGGCGCGGGTAGGGGCTAACGAAGACTTAGCGATTGCCAATAACGAAAATAAAGAAGTTTACGATTTCTTAGCTTCGGTTTCTAATAAATACGGCATTGGTTTCTGGAAACCCGGTGCCGGTATTATTCACCAGGTAGTACTGGAAAATTACGCGTTTCCGGGTGGTATGATGATTGGTACCGACTCGCATACACCTAACGCGGGTGGTTTAGGTATGATTGCCATTGGGGTAGGAGGGGCTGACGCCGTAGACGTTATGGCCGGGATGGCCTGGGAATTAAAATTTCCGAAAGTAATCGGCGTAAAGTTAACCGGTAAATTAAACGGCTGGACGGCTGCTAAAGACGTAATTTTAAAAGTAGCGGGTATTCTTACCGTTAAAGGTGGTACCGGCGCTATTGTGGAATATTTTGGCGAAGGGGCCAATAACCTATCGTGTACCGGTAAAGCTACCATTTGTAACATGGGGGCGGAAATTGGGGCCACTACGTCGGTTTTTGCCTACGATGAAAAAATGAAAGCGTACCTGGAAGGTACCGAGCGGGCCGATGTAGCCGCCTTAGCCGACCAGGTGGCTGAACACTTACGTGCCGATGACGAAGTTTACGCTGATCCGGAAAGCTTCTACGATCAGTTAATTGAAATTAATTTATCCGAACTGGAGCCGCACGTGAACGGTCCGTTTACCCCGGATGCGGCCTGGCCGATTTCGGAATTTGCTGCGGCGGTAAAAGAACACAATTGGCCCGCTAAATTAGAAGTAGGTTTAATTGGTTCGTGTACTAACTCTTCTTACGAAGATATTACCCGCGCTGCTTCCATCGCCAAACAAGCGGTTTCTAAAAATTTAACTGTTAATGCCGAATATACCGTTACGCCGGGTTCGGAATTAGTGCGCTACACCGTAGAGCGCGATGGTTTGCTGGATACTTTTGCCGAAATGGGCGGGGTAGTATTAGCGAATGCCTGTGGACCGTGTATTGGCCAATGGGCGCGCCACACCGACGATCCGAAACGCAAAAACTCCATTATTACTTCTTTTAACCGGAACTTTGCCAAGCGGAACGATGGTAACCCCAACACGCACGCGTTTGTGGCTTCCCCGGAAATTGTAACGGCTTTTGCCATTGCCGGTGATTTAACTTTCAACCCCTTAACCGATACCCTTACCAATAAAAACGGCGAAGCCGTGAAGTTAGATGAGCCTACCGGGATTGAGTTGCCGCCCCAAGGTTTCGACGTGGAAGATGCCGGCTACCAGGCCCCAGCCGCCGACCCGAGCCAGGTACAAGTTATCGTGGATCCAAATTCGGATCGTTTGCAATTACTCGAAGGCTTTGCCCCGTGGCCGGGTACCGATTTAACGGGTTTACGGTTATTAATCAAAGCCCAGGGTAAATGTACCACCGACCATATTTCGATGGCTGGTCCTTGGTTGAAATACCGCGGTCACCTGGATAATATTTCCAATAACATGTTAATTGGCGCGATCAACGCTTATAATGGCGAAGCCAACAACGTGAACAACCAACTGGATGGTACATCCGGCGAAGTGCCGGCCGTAGCGCGCGCCTACAAAGCAGCCGGTATTGGTACGGTAGTAGTCGGTGACGAAAATTACGGCGAAGGATCTTCGCGGGAACACGCGGCCATGGAGCCACGGCACTTAGGCGTTGTAGCGGTACTGGTAAAATCATTTGCCCGTATCCACGAAACCAACCTGAAAAAACAAGGTATGCTGGCCTTAACTTTCGCGAACAAAGAAGATTACGACCAAATCCGGGAAGATGATACGCTGGATATTGTGGGTTTAACCGAGTTTGCGCCGGGTAGTCCCTTACACGTAGTATTGCACCACGCCGATGGTACCACGCATACTTTTGAAGTATTGCATACGTACAACGAAGGGCAGATTGCCTGGTTTAAAGCCGGCTCGGCGCTTAACTTAATCCGGATGCAGGAGCAAACCACTTCTGGTCCGATGCAAGGTTAATAATGTTAAATACATAAGTAAATAAAAAAGGCCCTCCCGGAGGGCCTTTTTTATTTTTATACTTCGTCGTTTTTTTAAATTTTTGGTTACAAGCGAGTTGAAATTTTAAAAAAGACGCAAAATTACTTGATCAACTCTATTCGTCGGGTAACCATCCCATTT
Proteins encoded in this window:
- a CDS encoding aconitate hydratase — its product is MAFDIDMIKAVYAGLGDKIAAARQAVGRPLTQTEKILYAHLYNSPATQAYERGKSYVDFAPDRVAMQDATAQMALLQFMQAGKPQAAVPSTVHCDHLIQARVGANEDLAIANNENKEVYDFLASVSNKYGIGFWKPGAGIIHQVVLENYAFPGGMMIGTDSHTPNAGGLGMIAIGVGGADAVDVMAGMAWELKFPKVIGVKLTGKLNGWTAAKDVILKVAGILTVKGGTGAIVEYFGEGANNLSCTGKATICNMGAEIGATTSVFAYDEKMKAYLEGTERADVAALADQVAEHLRADDEVYADPESFYDQLIEINLSELEPHVNGPFTPDAAWPISEFAAAVKEHNWPAKLEVGLIGSCTNSSYEDITRAASIAKQAVSKNLTVNAEYTVTPGSELVRYTVERDGLLDTFAEMGGVVLANACGPCIGQWARHTDDPKRKNSIITSFNRNFAKRNDGNPNTHAFVASPEIVTAFAIAGDLTFNPLTDTLTNKNGEAVKLDEPTGIELPPQGFDVEDAGYQAPAADPSQVQVIVDPNSDRLQLLEGFAPWPGTDLTGLRLLIKAQGKCTTDHISMAGPWLKYRGHLDNISNNMLIGAINAYNGEANNVNNQLDGTSGEVPAVARAYKAAGIGTVVVGDENYGEGSSREHAAMEPRHLGVVAVLVKSFARIHETNLKKQGMLALTFANKEDYDQIREDDTLDIVGLTEFAPGSPLHVVLHHADGTTHTFEVLHTYNEGQIAWFKAGSALNLIRMQEQTTSGPMQG